In Actinomycetota bacterium, a single window of DNA contains:
- a CDS encoding type II toxin-antitoxin system VapC family toxin, producing MNVVDSSAWLEYFGDGPNASEFAKAIEEPDDLVVPALTLFEVFKRTHQIADETTALDAVAVMMQGRVVDLTPSLALDAARTSLETGLAMADSMILATARAEDAVLWTQDSHFNGFESVEFRPKR from the coding sequence GTGAACGTTGTCGACTCTTCGGCATGGCTGGAGTACTTCGGCGACGGTCCCAACGCCTCGGAATTCGCGAAAGCGATCGAGGAGCCGGACGACCTGGTCGTCCCCGCGCTCACACTCTTCGAGGTGTTCAAGCGAACTCATCAGATCGCGGACGAGACCACGGCGCTTGATGCAGTCGCTGTCATGATGCAGGGCAGAGTCGTCGACCTGACGCCCTCGCTGGCCTTGGACGCAGCTCGAACCTCCCTCGAGACCGGTCTTGCGATGGCTGATTCGATGATCCTTGCGACCGCTCGCGCGGAGGATGCCGTGCTCTGGACGCAGGACTCGCACTTCAACGGCTTCGAGAGCGTGGAGTTCCGTCCCAAGCGATGA
- a CDS encoding AbrB/MazE/SpoVT family DNA-binding domain-containing protein: protein MDAVTISPKFQVVIPKAIREQLNLVPGQKVQAIAYGERIEFIPVRPARALRGMLRGRDTSFERDREDRV from the coding sequence CAGTCACCATTTCTCCCAAGTTCCAGGTCGTGATCCCGAAAGCGATCCGCGAGCAGCTCAATCTGGTGCCAGGCCAGAAGGTGCAGGCCATCGCCTACGGCGAACGGATCGAGTTCATCCCAGTAAGGCCGGCTCGCGCGCTACGCGGGATGCTTCGCGGCCGCGACACGAGCTTCGAGCGTGATCGCGAGGACCGCGTGTGA